A single region of the Leclercia sp. AS011 genome encodes:
- the yqaB gene encoding fructose-1-phosphate/6-phosphogluconate phosphatase: protein MYAQYDGLIFDMDGTILDTEPTHRKAWTDVLGRYGMRFDLQAMIALNGSPTWRIAQAVIELNQADLEPHLLAREKTDAVKAMLLDTVRPLPLIDVVKEWHGRRPMSVGTGSESAIAEALLNHLGLRHYFSAVVAADHVKNHKPAPDTFLLCAERMGVPAAKCVVFEDADFGIQAAHAAGMDAVDVRLL from the coding sequence ATGTACGCACAGTATGACGGTTTGATCTTCGATATGGATGGCACCATCCTGGACACCGAGCCAACGCATCGTAAAGCCTGGACTGACGTCCTTGGCCGTTACGGAATGCGTTTCGACTTACAGGCGATGATTGCCCTCAACGGATCTCCTACCTGGCGTATTGCGCAGGCCGTGATTGAACTGAATCAGGCCGATCTCGAACCGCATCTGCTCGCGCGTGAAAAAACCGATGCGGTCAAAGCGATGCTGTTAGACACCGTGCGCCCTTTGCCACTCATTGACGTGGTAAAAGAGTGGCACGGACGTCGTCCGATGTCGGTCGGGACGGGCAGTGAGAGCGCGATTGCAGAAGCATTGCTCAATCATCTTGGGCTGCGCCACTATTTTTCTGCGGTGGTTGCCGCCGATCATGTTAAAAATCACAAGCCCGCCCCGGACACCTTCCTGCTGTGTGCAGAACGTATGGGTGTGCCAGCCGCGAAGTGCGTTGTGTTTGAAGATGCCGACTTCGGTATTCAGGCGGCGCACGCTGCCGGCATGGACGCGGTGGACGTTCGCTTACTGTGA
- a CDS encoding YqaA family protein, with protein sequence MSDLLSLTSLFASSFLSATLLPGNSEVVLVAMLLSGVSQPWLLVLIATMGNSFGGLTNVILGRFFPLRKTSRWQEKAVGWLKRYGAATLLLSWMPVIGDLLCLLAGWMRISWGPVLFFLCLGKALRYVLVAVVTLQGMTWWH encoded by the coding sequence GTGAGTGACCTGCTGTCACTGACCTCACTCTTCGCCAGCAGTTTTTTAAGCGCCACGCTCTTGCCGGGAAATTCGGAAGTGGTACTGGTGGCGATGCTCTTGTCCGGCGTAAGTCAGCCCTGGTTGCTTGTGTTAATAGCAACAATGGGTAATAGCTTTGGAGGGCTGACTAACGTTATTCTTGGGCGATTCTTTCCGCTACGCAAAACGTCGCGCTGGCAGGAAAAGGCAGTCGGCTGGCTAAAACGCTATGGCGCTGCCACGCTTTTATTAAGCTGGATGCCGGTAATCGGCGATTTACTGTGCCTGCTGGCGGGATGGATGCGCATCTCCTGGGGGCCGGTGCTCTTTTTTTTATGCCTGGGCAAGGCGTTGCGCTACGTTCTCGTGGCGGTTGTGACTTTGCAGGGCATGACGTGGTGGCACTAA